One window of Mucilaginibacter inviolabilis genomic DNA carries:
- a CDS encoding MFS transporter, protein MKEETKDKPSTTKSIPKTTTGRIKSIIGGSLGNLVEWYDWYVYTAFSLYFSDAFFPSDNQTMQLLNTAGILAIGFLMRPVGGWLMGTFADRYGRKKALTASVLLMSLGSFIITVTPGFRTIGVAAPLMLVLARIIQGISVGGEYGTSATYLSEMAGKKHRGFYSSFQYVTLIMGQLMALGVLILLQRVFLSEQQLHNWGWRIPFGIGALLAIITMYLRRSLQESASFTNESDQSKSMHGTLKALAKHPKAVFTVIGLTAGGTLAFYTFTTYMQKFLVNTSGFSKSSASLVSTLTIAVFMLLQPVFGLLSDRIGRKPLLIGFGVLGTLTTVPILTLLSETKDVWVAFALILAALIIVSGYTSINAVVKAELFPANVRALGVGFPYAIAVSLFGGSAEYIALLFKNEHHQQWFYWYVTVCIALSLILYTTMNDTRKHSKIEDE, encoded by the coding sequence ATGAAAGAAGAAACCAAGGACAAACCATCGACAACCAAATCTATACCCAAAACAACAACCGGGCGTATTAAATCCATCATAGGCGGCTCCTTAGGTAATTTGGTAGAATGGTACGATTGGTATGTGTATACTGCCTTTTCCCTATACTTTTCCGACGCGTTTTTCCCATCAGATAATCAAACCATGCAGCTTTTAAATACAGCAGGTATTTTGGCCATTGGCTTTTTGATGCGGCCCGTTGGCGGCTGGCTCATGGGTACTTTTGCCGATAGGTATGGTCGTAAAAAAGCATTGACCGCATCGGTATTATTGATGAGCCTGGGCTCGTTCATCATCACTGTAACACCTGGTTTCCGTACCATTGGGGTAGCTGCTCCCTTGATGCTGGTACTGGCCCGCATTATACAAGGAATAAGCGTAGGTGGCGAATATGGCACCAGCGCAACTTACCTGAGCGAAATGGCAGGCAAAAAACACAGGGGATTCTATTCCAGTTTTCAGTATGTAACCTTGATCATGGGGCAACTGATGGCATTAGGCGTATTAATTTTACTGCAGCGTGTTTTTTTAAGCGAACAGCAACTGCATAACTGGGGCTGGCGCATTCCCTTTGGTATAGGCGCTCTTTTGGCGATTATTACCATGTATTTAAGACGCAGCCTGCAGGAATCGGCCTCATTTACCAATGAAAGCGACCAGTCAAAATCAATGCATGGCACATTGAAGGCTTTAGCTAAGCACCCCAAAGCTGTATTTACGGTAATTGGCTTAACGGCAGGAGGCACACTTGCCTTTTATACGTTTACTACTTATATGCAAAAATTCCTGGTAAACACATCTGGTTTTAGCAAAAGTAGTGCTTCCCTGGTATCAACGCTTACCATTGCCGTATTTATGCTGTTACAGCCGGTTTTTGGCCTGCTATCTGACAGAATTGGCCGAAAACCTCTGCTCATTGGATTCGGGGTATTGGGCACACTTACCACGGTACCTATCCTGACGCTTTTGAGCGAAACCAAAGATGTTTGGGTAGCTTTTGCGTTGATATTAGCGGCCCTGATCATTGTAAGTGGTTATACCTCCATCAATGCCGTAGTTAAAGCCGAACTTTTCCCGGCCAATGTACGCGCCCTCGGCGTAGGTTTCCCGTATGCTATAGCCGTTTCTTTATTTGGCGGCTCTGCCGAGTACATAGCCTTGCTATTTAAAAATGAGCACCATCAGCAATGGTTTTACTGGTATGTAACTGTCTGCATCGCGTTGTCACTGATTTTATACACTACGATGAATGACACGCGCAAACATTCTAAAATAGAAGATGAATAA
- a CDS encoding DUF2851 family protein, whose amino-acid sequence MLFTEDFLHYVWKFRLFDRTDLKTEDGENLEILSAGMANTDSGPDFHNARVKIGETVWAGNVEVHLSSSDWQKHGHTTDNAYDNVILHVVYRNDVPLILSNGRKVPTLQLKDRVPDELYNRYHQMVFGDQHIIPCEKSIAGIDGLIMSNWLTRVLVERLEKRSIAVTDSLNINHNDWEETFYQFLAANFGFKTNALPFELLAKSLPQLTLAKHKNNPMQIEALIFGQAGFLEAELKDEYPLKLKKEYDFLRKKYNLQPIENHLWKFMRLRPQNFPTIRLAQFAALIVQSNHLFSKILEIKDINALRALFTDIKVNDYWEDHYRFDMQSKPVPKTLGAASIDILLINTLALFLFSYGKQHQQQYYISRSLKLLENLPAEKNNITEDFITLGLKINNAFESQALLELKNNYCNYKKCLQCGVGNKILKLA is encoded by the coding sequence ATGCTTTTTACCGAAGACTTTTTGCATTATGTATGGAAATTCAGGCTGTTTGATCGCACCGATTTGAAAACGGAAGATGGCGAAAACCTGGAGATTCTTTCGGCCGGAATGGCTAATACCGACTCAGGGCCCGATTTTCACAATGCCCGCGTAAAAATAGGTGAAACGGTTTGGGCCGGGAATGTGGAGGTGCATTTATCCTCGTCTGATTGGCAAAAGCATGGTCATACTACCGATAACGCTTATGACAACGTGATACTGCATGTGGTTTACCGCAATGATGTACCGCTTATCCTGTCCAACGGACGTAAAGTGCCCACCCTACAACTAAAAGATCGCGTGCCTGACGAACTATACAACCGTTATCATCAAATGGTATTTGGAGATCAGCATATTATTCCCTGTGAAAAAAGTATTGCCGGTATTGATGGGCTCATCATGAGCAACTGGCTTACCAGGGTGTTGGTAGAGAGGCTGGAGAAACGTTCTATAGCCGTAACAGATTCTCTTAATATCAATCATAACGATTGGGAGGAGACTTTTTACCAGTTCCTGGCTGCTAACTTTGGCTTTAAAACTAATGCCTTGCCCTTTGAATTACTGGCCAAATCTTTACCGCAACTTACCCTGGCCAAACACAAAAATAACCCCATGCAAATTGAGGCCCTTATATTTGGGCAAGCCGGGTTCCTGGAAGCAGAGCTTAAGGATGAATATCCTCTGAAGCTAAAAAAAGAGTACGATTTTCTGCGGAAGAAATACAATCTGCAACCTATTGAAAACCATTTGTGGAAATTCATGCGCCTGCGACCACAAAATTTTCCGACCATCCGGCTGGCGCAATTTGCGGCGTTGATTGTGCAATCGAATCACCTGTTCTCCAAAATTCTGGAAATAAAAGACATCAACGCGTTACGGGCACTGTTTACCGATATCAAGGTGAATGATTATTGGGAAGATCACTATCGTTTTGATATGCAATCAAAACCGGTACCAAAAACTTTGGGGGCAGCTTCCATCGATATACTGCTGATAAACACTTTGGCTTTGTTTTTGTTCAGCTATGGAAAGCAGCACCAGCAGCAGTATTATATTAGCAGGAGCTTAAAGTTATTGGAAAATTTACCGGCCGAAAAGAACAATATTACCGAAGATTTTATTACCTTAGGGCTGAAAATTAACAATGCTTTTGAGTCGCAGGCGCTGCTGGAGTTGAAAAATAATTATTGTAATTATAAGAAATGCCTGCAATGTGGCGTTGGTAACAAAATATTAAAACTTGCCTGA
- a CDS encoding PspC domain-containing protein: MIQRILTFFERYSFGVCTYLGEKFNISISKIRLFFIYSSFLAVGFPLIFYFFAGIVLDIRNFVKRRHTGVTDR, translated from the coding sequence ATGATACAGAGAATCCTTACTTTTTTTGAACGATACTCCTTTGGTGTATGCACCTATCTTGGCGAAAAGTTTAACATTTCCATCTCAAAGATCCGTTTGTTTTTTATTTACTCTTCTTTTCTTGCGGTTGGTTTTCCGCTGATATTCTATTTCTTTGCCGGTATTGTGCTGGATATCCGCAATTTTGTAAAACGCCGCCATACCGGGGTTACGGACAGATAA
- a CDS encoding DUF1493 family protein: MEEVLPPLKEFIVDYCNRYKLNHVDPGSLNLDTSIDLDLDIFDIEIDLFLADFADQFKVDQSKFTWYKYGYPKGSTRVRMIKIMFGYNSTWAKQLALYCYKPKFKISNLQDAVKTGRLL, from the coding sequence ATGGAAGAAGTACTGCCACCCTTAAAAGAATTTATTGTTGATTATTGCAACCGCTATAAGCTGAATCATGTTGATCCGGGTAGCCTGAACCTGGATACCAGCATTGATCTGGATCTGGATATTTTTGATATCGAGATAGATCTTTTCCTGGCCGATTTTGCTGATCAGTTTAAAGTTGATCAATCCAAATTCACCTGGTATAAATATGGTTATCCCAAAGGCTCAACCCGGGTACGTATGATCAAGATTATGTTTGGATACAACAGTACATGGGCAAAACAACTGGCTCTATATTGCTATAAACCAAAGTTTAAGATCAGCAACTTGCAGGATGCTGTAAAAACCGGAAGACTATTGTAA
- a CDS encoding HAD family hydrolase: MKLKVIAFDADDTLWVNEPYFLKTEEKFCSLLEDFLPQHTVSNELFKIEIANLALYGYGIKGYILSMIEAALKISDKKIGLDAIELIMDYGKGMLNEPIELLDGVEDVLATLKKHYRLVVATKGDLLDQERKLKKSGLSHYFHHIEIMSDKQDDDYTKLIKHLDIKPAEFMMVGNSLKSDVMPVLNIGGHAIHVPFHTTWAHEHVETNLTHENFNQADTLREILPYILS, translated from the coding sequence ATGAAACTAAAGGTTATAGCTTTTGATGCCGACGACACCCTCTGGGTAAACGAGCCCTATTTTTTAAAAACCGAAGAGAAGTTTTGCAGTTTACTGGAGGATTTTTTACCCCAGCATACGGTTTCGAATGAACTTTTTAAGATCGAGATAGCCAATTTAGCCCTTTATGGTTATGGTATAAAAGGATATATCCTGAGTATGATTGAAGCTGCGCTAAAAATATCCGACAAAAAAATAGGCCTCGACGCTATCGAGCTAATCATGGACTATGGCAAAGGAATGCTCAATGAACCTATTGAACTATTGGATGGTGTGGAAGATGTATTGGCAACCTTAAAAAAGCATTACCGCCTGGTGGTGGCCACCAAAGGTGATCTGCTCGACCAGGAACGTAAGCTCAAAAAATCAGGCCTCTCACATTATTTTCACCATATCGAGATCATGTCTGATAAACAGGATGATGATTATACCAAACTGATCAAACACCTGGATATCAAACCGGCCGAGTTTATGATGGTGGGCAACTCCTTAAAATCTGATGTAATGCCGGTGCTTAATATCGGCGGTCATGCCATCCACGTCCCTTTTCATACCACCTGGGCCCATGAGCATGTAGAAACTAATTTAACCCACGAAAATTTTAATCAGGCTGATACACTTCGGGAAATTCTGCCGTATATACTTTCATGA
- a CDS encoding chloramphenicol acetyltransferase, translated as MKHKLNIDTWARKEHFNFFKTFEEPFYGVVVNIDCTKAYSYAKDNGVSFFLYYLHKSLAAINELEPFKYRIYGDDVFVYDRINAGPTIGRANGTFGFGYIDFHPSLNTFLEGAKKEIERVQSTTSLFALKLDDDIVHYSAMPWINFTSLSHARSFSFPDSCPKISFGKMTEDNGKKSMPLSLHVHHALVDGLHVGQYYDLFQELMNSSN; from the coding sequence ATGAAGCATAAATTAAACATTGATACCTGGGCGCGTAAAGAGCATTTTAATTTTTTTAAAACTTTCGAAGAACCATTTTATGGCGTTGTGGTCAATATCGACTGTACAAAGGCCTACAGTTACGCTAAGGATAACGGTGTGTCTTTTTTTCTATATTATCTGCATAAATCCTTAGCTGCTATCAACGAGTTGGAACCATTCAAATACCGTATTTATGGCGACGATGTTTTTGTTTATGACCGTATAAACGCCGGCCCAACTATTGGTCGTGCTAACGGCACTTTTGGTTTTGGCTATATCGATTTTCATCCTTCGCTAAATACTTTCCTGGAAGGTGCTAAAAAAGAGATTGAAAGGGTGCAAAGTACCACCAGTCTTTTTGCCCTAAAGCTCGATGATGATATTGTACATTATTCGGCTATGCCCTGGATCAATTTTACCAGCTTATCCCATGCTCGTAGTTTTTCGTTCCCGGATAGCTGTCCTAAAATATCATTCGGAAAAATGACGGAGGATAATGGTAAAAAAAGCATGCCGTTATCACTTCATGTACATCATGCTCTGGTTGATGGCTTACATGTGGGGCAATACTATGATCTTTTCCAGGAACTGATGAACAGTAGTAATTAA
- a CDS encoding GNAT family N-acetyltransferase, with the protein MPITKATLADVPELNVLVNSAYRGEESKKGWTSEADMLDGIRIDETMLKEYFANEAITILKYTDDNSLITGCVYLEVKGPKLYLGMFSVSPVLQGKGVGRALLEAAEVLAKQLNCHTLTMTVIRTRAELISWYERRGYAFTGEIQPFHAHGRFGSPKQLIELIVMEKAVV; encoded by the coding sequence ATGCCCATTACCAAAGCCACACTTGCCGACGTTCCCGAATTAAATGTATTAGTTAACAGCGCCTACCGCGGTGAAGAGTCGAAAAAAGGCTGGACATCGGAAGCTGATATGCTCGATGGTATCCGGATTGATGAAACGATGCTGAAAGAATATTTCGCTAACGAGGCTATCACTATATTAAAATACACGGATGATAACAGCCTGATCACAGGCTGCGTCTACCTGGAAGTGAAAGGGCCAAAACTATACCTCGGTATGTTTAGTGTATCGCCTGTATTGCAGGGGAAAGGAGTAGGGCGGGCCTTATTGGAAGCGGCTGAGGTATTAGCCAAACAGTTGAATTGTCATACCCTGACCATGACGGTTATCCGCACCCGTGCAGAACTCATTAGCTGGTATGAGCGCCGTGGTTACGCATTTACCGGTGAGATACAACCCTTTCATGCGCATGGCCGCTTTGGTAGCCCTAAACAGTTGATAGAGCTCATTGTAATGGAAAAAGCAGTAGTTTAA
- a CDS encoding cupin domain-containing protein, producing MDNKVFNHFADIETREMTPGYFSKIIHTPGNTINFLEVKAGAVSPMHQHINHQCAFVIEGQFELTVDGVSQILDTGTYAIIPPNVIHGGRAITDCKLIDIFDPVREDFKY from the coding sequence ATGGATAACAAAGTATTTAATCATTTTGCAGACATCGAGACCCGGGAAATGACACCCGGTTACTTCTCCAAGATCATTCATACCCCGGGCAATACCATCAATTTTTTGGAGGTAAAAGCTGGCGCTGTATCACCTATGCACCAGCATATTAATCATCAATGTGCCTTTGTTATTGAGGGTCAGTTTGAATTAACAGTGGATGGCGTATCGCAAATACTGGATACAGGTACGTATGCCATTATCCCTCCCAATGTAATACACGGGGGCAGGGCTATTACCGATTGCAAGCTGATTGATATATTCGACCCTGTACGTGAGGATTTTAAATATTAA
- a CDS encoding DnaJ C-terminal domain-containing protein, protein MAFIDYYKTLGLTKTATDKDIKNAYRKLARKYHPDLNPDNAEAHKKFQELNEANEVLSDPEKRKKYDKYGENWQHGEAYEQQARQQQSRQGSYGGGGFGGFTDDESFGGGDFSDFFKSMFGGGGSRQTKYRGKDLNAELQLSLLDIAETHKRTLTVNGKNIRITIPAGIENGQTIKITGHGGAGVNNGPAGDLYIKFSISDDPRFKRDGRNLYATIKLDLYTAVLGGEITAETLTGKVKVKVKPETQNGTKVKLKGKGLPVYKKENEFGDLYLTYDIQIPVNLTDQQKQLFEELSKS, encoded by the coding sequence ATGGCTTTTATTGATTACTATAAAACTCTGGGTCTTACTAAAACCGCCACCGATAAGGATATTAAAAATGCTTACCGCAAGCTGGCGCGTAAATATCACCCCGACCTTAATCCGGATAACGCGGAAGCCCACAAGAAATTCCAGGAACTTAATGAAGCTAATGAAGTGCTGAGCGATCCGGAAAAGCGAAAAAAATATGATAAATACGGTGAGAACTGGCAGCACGGAGAAGCTTATGAACAACAAGCCCGGCAACAACAAAGCCGACAAGGTAGTTATGGTGGTGGTGGTTTCGGCGGATTTACTGATGATGAAAGCTTCGGTGGTGGCGATTTTTCCGACTTTTTTAAATCAATGTTTGGTGGCGGAGGCAGCAGGCAAACTAAATACCGCGGGAAGGATCTGAATGCAGAGTTACAATTAAGTCTGCTGGATATCGCGGAAACTCACAAACGAACCTTAACAGTTAATGGTAAAAATATACGTATTACTATTCCTGCAGGCATCGAAAATGGGCAAACCATTAAGATAACCGGTCATGGTGGTGCAGGTGTAAATAACGGTCCGGCAGGAGATCTGTATATCAAATTTTCAATATCAGATGATCCCCGCTTTAAGCGTGACGGGCGCAATTTATATGCTACCATAAAGCTTGATCTTTATACCGCTGTGCTTGGCGGCGAAATTACCGCGGAGACATTGACCGGCAAAGTTAAGGTAAAGGTAAAGCCAGAAACGCAGAATGGTACCAAAGTGAAGCTAAAAGGCAAAGGTTTACCTGTTTATAAAAAAGAGAATGAGTTTGGCGACTTGTACCTTACTTATGATATCCAGATACCGGTTAACCTTACCGATCAGCAAAAGCAGTTATTTGAAGAACTTTCAAAGTCATGA
- a CDS encoding chaperone modulator CbpM, protein MKTADLISINDFCLYHNVEYAFIESLYEADLVKVTLINETTYIPGEELRKLEKLINLYQLDINVAGIEAISHLLHRMEKMQNDMQSLKNKLRLYESE, encoded by the coding sequence ATGAAAACAGCGGATTTAATATCAATAAATGATTTTTGTTTGTATCATAACGTGGAGTATGCCTTTATAGAATCGCTATATGAGGCTGATTTAGTCAAAGTTACCCTGATTAATGAAACTACTTATATACCTGGCGAGGAATTGCGAAAACTGGAAAAACTGATTAATCTTTACCAACTGGATATCAACGTAGCCGGTATAGAAGCCATCAGTCATTTATTGCACCGCATGGAAAAAATGCAGAACGATATGCAAAGCCTGAAAAATAAACTGAGGTTGTATGAAAGTGAATAA
- the tnpA gene encoding IS200/IS605 family transposase encodes MPNTYTQIHIQCVIAVKFRQSLILPSWKEKLHQYITGIISNNGHKMIAINSMPDHLHLFIGFRPNQSLSDLMRMIKSDSSEWINKEKFNTLTFRWQEGYGAFSYSRSHIKNVSEYIENQEEHHRKKSFLEEYKSFLEHFEIDYNEQYIFRSLE; translated from the coding sequence ATGCCCAATACCTATACCCAGATACATATTCAATGCGTTATCGCCGTAAAATTTCGACAATCTCTGATCCTTCCTTCATGGAAAGAAAAATTACATCAATATATCACTGGAATCATTAGTAATAATGGACATAAAATGATAGCCATAAATAGCATGCCAGATCATTTACACCTTTTTATTGGGTTCAGACCTAATCAATCGCTTTCAGACTTGATGCGAATGATTAAAAGCGACTCATCTGAATGGATAAATAAAGAAAAGTTTAATACCTTAACTTTTCGATGGCAGGAAGGTTACGGAGCTTTTTCATATTCACGTTCACACATAAAAAATGTTTCGGAATATATAGAAAACCAAGAGGAGCATCATCGAAAAAAGTCTTTCTTGGAAGAGTATAAATCATTCCTTGAGCATTTCGAAATAGACTATAATGAACAATATATCTTTAGATCACTAGAATAG
- a CDS encoding MutS-related protein, with the protein MYYFLFTLLFLAIVLGFSLISSYYGKLRAEEKKLDKIKSKWGKPVNTRRNFDLIKTYLNADKSWDRLSDVTAEDIDLKSIFNYIDRTSSKPGKQYLYKKLHFPETNLEKLLELDAKVEAINQDKPNRELIELQLSKLNNTYAYYIADLFLKTHESLFVPIMNFYIRFVPLVIIALIASLIVYPNPISILLLLFFVGYNVVLHYANKKKISAYTNSLPQLLIMHNVAVWLVKNSGLEDNESVKNSLKNLLGLKRSLSIINLESKLINGAGDLSYAVFQLVKTLFLLEPRIYASSIKHIEKYREDIEQIYQYVAEIDMLVAIQSVRDGLPYYNKPQFIDTDAQMNITDLYHPLIDKCVTNSLYTRADKGALITGSNMSGKTTFIKAIAVNTLLAQTLFTSCTKEYKAPFLKIQTSIKTSDSIEEQKSYFQAQAQSILTIMSRSNEVEQVKSLVIIDEIFRGTNTIERIAAAKSVLSYITANQNFVFVSTHDLELAELLDEDFAIYSFEDSKSGAVLVFDYKLKEGLLKSRNGIAILESMGYPDSVIEDANIVSERMMLKYME; encoded by the coding sequence ATGTATTACTTTTTATTTACACTGCTATTTTTGGCCATCGTTCTGGGTTTTTCATTGATAAGCTCTTATTACGGTAAACTACGGGCCGAAGAAAAAAAGCTTGATAAAATAAAAAGTAAATGGGGTAAGCCCGTAAATACCAGGCGCAATTTCGACTTGATTAAAACCTATTTAAATGCCGATAAAAGCTGGGATAGGTTATCAGATGTTACCGCAGAAGATATCGATCTTAAAAGTATTTTTAACTATATCGACAGAACAAGTTCCAAGCCCGGGAAACAATATCTATATAAAAAGCTGCATTTCCCCGAAACAAACCTTGAAAAACTACTGGAGCTTGATGCTAAGGTTGAGGCTATCAATCAAGATAAACCCAACCGCGAGCTGATTGAACTGCAACTATCAAAACTCAACAACACGTACGCCTATTATATTGCCGATCTGTTTTTAAAAACTCATGAATCACTGTTTGTGCCTATCATGAATTTCTATATCAGGTTTGTACCATTGGTGATCATTGCCCTGATCGCGTCACTAATTGTTTACCCTAACCCCATCAGTATCCTGTTACTATTGTTCTTTGTGGGTTATAATGTGGTTTTACATTATGCCAACAAGAAAAAAATAAGCGCCTATACCAACTCACTGCCCCAATTGCTTATCATGCATAATGTAGCGGTATGGCTGGTAAAAAACTCCGGATTGGAGGATAATGAATCTGTGAAGAACAGTTTAAAAAATTTGCTGGGGCTAAAACGATCTTTAAGTATTATTAACTTAGAAAGCAAGCTGATTAATGGGGCCGGTGATTTGAGCTACGCCGTTTTTCAACTCGTTAAAACATTATTTTTATTAGAACCCCGCATCTACGCCAGCTCCATAAAGCATATTGAAAAGTATCGGGAAGATATCGAGCAGATTTATCAATACGTTGCAGAAATTGATATGCTGGTAGCTATCCAATCGGTAAGAGATGGGTTGCCTTATTACAATAAGCCCCAGTTTATCGACACAGATGCACAAATGAACATCACCGATCTTTATCATCCGTTGATTGATAAATGTGTTACCAATTCGCTGTATACCCGTGCTGATAAAGGCGCTTTGATAACGGGTTCAAACATGTCGGGTAAAACAACCTTTATTAAGGCTATAGCTGTTAACACCCTGTTGGCTCAAACTTTATTCACGAGCTGCACAAAGGAATATAAAGCACCTTTTTTAAAGATACAGACCAGCATCAAAACCAGTGATAGTATAGAAGAGCAAAAAAGCTATTTCCAGGCTCAGGCACAATCCATACTCACTATTATGAGCCGCAGCAACGAGGTTGAACAGGTAAAAAGCCTGGTTATTATTGACGAAATTTTCCGGGGTACCAATACAATTGAACGTATCGCCGCCGCAAAATCGGTATTATCCTATATCACCGCTAATCAAAATTTTGTTTTTGTATCAACTCATGACCTGGAACTGGCCGAATTACTCGATGAAGATTTTGCTATTTATTCTTTCGAAGATTCAAAATCGGGGGCTGTCCTGGTGTTTGACTATAAGCTTAAAGAGGGCCTACTCAAAAGCCGTAACGGTATAGCCATATTAGAATCCATGGGATATCCGGATTCTGTGATAGAAGATGCTAATATTGTAAGTGAGCGGATGATGTTGAAGTACATGGAATAA
- a CDS encoding enoyl-CoA hydratase/isomerase family protein, which yields MPSTDNGNVTFSKSSNGIATISFSHPAQNSLPTVLLNDLAGYITQMGNDPEVKVIILKSGGDRTFCAGASFDELVEIKDKETGALFFSGFAKVINACRKSSKIIVARVQGKAVGGGVGLAAAADYCLASSFASIKLSELAIGIGPFVISPAVTRKVGLSAFSQLTIRASDFQTAQWAHEHGLYNDVYEDTASLDSAVVELTEKLASYNPDALAGLKQILWEGTEDWDELLTQRAAISGELVLSEFTQQALQRFLSGNR from the coding sequence ATGCCATCTACTGATAATGGTAACGTGACTTTCTCAAAGAGTTCAAACGGTATTGCAACCATAAGCTTTTCTCATCCTGCCCAAAACTCCCTGCCAACTGTTCTTTTAAATGATCTTGCGGGGTATATTACACAGATGGGTAATGATCCGGAAGTAAAGGTGATCATCTTGAAGAGTGGCGGTGATCGTACGTTTTGTGCCGGAGCCAGTTTTGATGAGTTGGTGGAAATAAAAGATAAGGAAACAGGGGCGCTCTTTTTTTCGGGCTTTGCCAAAGTAATCAATGCCTGCCGTAAATCGTCTAAAATAATTGTTGCCCGTGTTCAGGGCAAGGCAGTTGGAGGAGGAGTGGGGCTTGCAGCTGCGGCCGATTATTGCCTGGCTTCCAGCTTTGCTTCTATCAAACTAAGTGAACTGGCTATCGGTATAGGGCCATTTGTAATATCGCCGGCGGTAACCCGTAAAGTTGGTTTATCTGCATTTTCCCAGTTAACCATCAGGGCCTCTGATTTTCAAACTGCTCAATGGGCGCATGAACATGGCCTGTATAATGACGTATATGAAGATACTGCTTCACTCGACTCAGCTGTAGTGGAGCTTACAGAAAAGCTAGCCTCCTATAATCCCGATGCCCTCGCCGGACTAAAACAAATCCTGTGGGAAGGCACAGAAGACTGGGACGAACTATTAACCCAACGCGCAGCCATTAGTGGCGAACTGGTACTTTCAGAGTTCACCCAACAGGCATTACAACGCTTTTTGAGCGGCAACAGATAA